The genomic window GTTCATAAAATAGGGCTTAGCAGCATGGGAACAACAGACACAGGAGCTCAACTATTGGAATTGAGGGTCTGGAATTTCTCCCTCAGGTTCTTTACCAGGCTCTGCTGGCTGCTGTCTGTTTTCTCCCGGCAAACCTGCTGAAGTGCTTTGTGGGGAGCTGCTTCCTGGAGGTCCTCCTCACGCCTGCGGTATTCTTCCGAGTCCTGGTAGGCCTTGCACCTCTCCACCACGGCCTTGAGAGAGATCTTCTCCCGGGAAGTAGGGGAGCGAATCTGCACATAGCTCTCGTCCGGATCGACAGTCACATCCAGCAGCTTTTCCATGACAACCACTCGCTGACTGTTCTCCTCCAGAGAGGTCTCGGCTGTAACGCTCAATTCCTTGTGTGCGTCGCAGGTGTGGCCCTGGGGGATGGAGTCCGGTGGTGCTTCCCTTTTGCAGCCTGGCATGCCCCCTTGCTGGGGTTTGTCTGCTGCCTTCACAATCCTCTTGGAGCACTGGTGCTCCTCCAGAGCTCTACCAGCTGTATCCACCATTTTTTCAGGGGCTGAGCGGCTCCTGTTGACGGGTTGGGGCCTGCACTTCTGATTCCCTGATGGACAGGAATATTTGGACCTGAGCTCCCGCACGTCTGGCCAGTTGAACTTCTCAGCTACGACGGGGCTGAGAGGGCTGCAAGACAGGGTGCTGCTGGTGGGAGAGGCAAGCCGCGGGCTGCTGGAGGAGGGGCTGAAAGAGAAGCGCTTGGGGGACTTCTCCAGAGACGAGGATGATGATGGGGGGAGAGTCAGTGTGCTGGCCTCCTGCAGCAATACTTGCTCGTAAGTATTGGGGAGGGTCAAGGCTGGCTTACGTTTGCCTAGAAGAAAGACCAACAAGGAATAAGTGAGGCAGCAATAAGGCAAGGGGTTTGGTCCCCCTCATTCCCCAATCTCAGCAGCTCCATTTTTGTCGGCTATGCTGTTTCTATTTAAAACAgcaaggagggaaggaagctCCCAGAGGCTGTTCAGCTTGAGGAGTCGAGAATTGCCAAGTTCTTGGGCACTTTGGTGAGGACCCTTGTTAAAATATCCTAGAGGCGGGGGTTTGTCCTGGTGGAAACCTTTTGTATTCAGATATATCCAAGCCAGAAAGATCCCTCCCTGTTCACCTCTGCAATCCCCTCTGGGGCCTCCATCAATTCCATCTCAGAGATATACAGTAGCTGGATGGGGGCACCCAGGGCTTCTCCAACAGAGGGAGAGGCAATGGAATTAATTGAATTAAGCTAAATCAGGGTGGAAAACCTTTCTCGGCTCAAGGGCAACATTCCTACGCAGGGCCAGAAACGACTCCTACCTTTGCACTGTAAACTACATTTCAGAGGCATTATCATacttcaagggcacattcctgTCAGGAAAGAGCACCTGAGGAAGGTGTGGAGCAGGCCTGGATAAGGGCTGCAGCcaggggaaggaggaaggtgtGTGTAGCTAGAATAGAGAGCCCTAAGGAGACTGGATACACTGGGGCAAGAGTTCCCCCAGCACTGAGAAAAAGGCAGTGTTCAGCAGTGAGTGCAGCCCAATGCAGGAACAGACTGGAGAGACTTCCTTCAGTTCAGGCCATTTCAACTTTCTCCTAGATGCCAGGAAAGTTTTCTCCCCAGAATGTCTCTTTCTATCTCCAGAATCTGCAGATCTGCCAAATCTACAGATCTGCAAATCTGCTCTCTTTGCACGATGTTTACAAATTGTGCTTTTCTCCGGTTTGGGGGTTGGACGGTGCTCACCAAACACAGCTGCCCCAGGGAAAGAAACAGGAGCATGGAAAGCTGTCTTGAGGATGCTGGGAGGTCTTAAAAACAGGCCACCCACTTGGGCTTTTGCCATTAAAGTAGCACAGGTTCGTGGTTTTGAGCAGCCACAAAAATGTGGCGTGTGCACTGGCTCTTGTGTCCTCCCTGCCCAGGTGATATTGCTCTGGCCCAGCAAGTGGTACTTGGCTCCAGCTGTCAAAGAGTTCTGCTCTAGACTATAAACTCCTCTGGAAACAGAATCCACTGCTACTATTGTAATAAGCACATTTCAGAATTTTTTTATGTGGCTCTTAAAATATTCAATATATTATATTTTACAACTGTTTTATATCTATCTGACACTTTGTGAATCTTTATTTTTAGTGGATGTTGTTGGCGGGGTGTTTTTAATGAAGGCTTCTACCTCCTACGACCCCAAGAGGAAAGGACAAGTCATTAAtctaaaactttaaaatataagtCACAATGAATCTCCTATATTTATGCTCACAGCTGTGACTTCTAGGCACTGCTGAAATTCATATAATATGAACAATGAGGTCCTGCCTGTGACAGCAGAGTGCCCTCTGGCCAATACATACCCTTGCTTTTCTTATCTGCCTCCTGCTGGACAGTCAAGGTATTGCCTttcatctcctcctccagctcagcAAGCCTCCTATGCGCTGCAGGCTTCTGGCCCTTGATTCGGAGGCTGTACTGGCGGGCCAGCTGGTAGACCTTGTTCTTCACCTTCTCCGCCAGCTCTGCCTCCGTCAGGTGGGCCAGCTGCATTATCCGGGGGTGCAAGCGGGGGAGATACCGATCTTGCTCAGAGCCCCCTAGCTCATGGTCCAGCTTCCAGGGCTTCCTAGAAGGCACAGCCCGCTCCACGGGAGACTTACTCTCAGGCGAGGGCACCGCCGACTCCTCTGTGATGGCCCCAAGGTCCTCATCCTCCAGGATGAGAAGCGGCTCGTGGAGGTCAAAGCCGTTCTCCTGGCCCCGGAGCCTCTCCACGTGCCGCAGAGAGGAGCCCCCGGCCACCTGCCCATTCGCCGTGCCTGGCCGAGTGACACCTTCAGGCCTCCTACTCCAACCCTCACCGCTCGGCTTCTCCATCTCCTCCCAGATTTTAACCATCTCAGCCGGCGGCCTGAACTCCGCTTCCGTGATGGGCAGGGGGCTTCCAGCAGAGGCTGCCTCGGAGCGGGGGGCCTGTAGCCCAGCCACAGGCCTATTTGACAACACCCAGGCTGCCGTGGTGCCAGCCCCACCACTGGCAGGGCGCCCCAGCCTCTTGTGCTTCAGCCCCTCCTGCTCAGGCtctggctggggaaggctgttgaTCCTGAAGACGGAATTCCTCACCACCCCTTTGGGGATGTAGGACAGGCTCTCCCGCCGCCTGACGCTGAAGCCGGCATCCTGGTGCTCCGCGTAATCGTAGTAGCTCTTGATCTTGTCTAGCAGCAGCCTGTCCTGATGGGAGAGCATGGACTCCTTCCGCTTGCAGGAGGCATGGTCCGTCTCAAGCAGCCCAGGCGAGGTAGCCCCGCTGCAGGCACTGCTGGGCTCACCCAGGGGCTCTTGCGGCAGGGAGTCCGTGGTGCTGTTCGTGCGACATCCGGCTTTTTCGCTGCCATCCAGGCTCAAGACGCTGCCACTGCGGCTAGCCTGCTTTGGAGTCAGGTGGCCCTTGCCCTCCTCGAGAGCCAGGCTGCTGCGGCGAgagaggctgctggcaaagcgctCTGCAatgacactggcctgatccagcacagagAAAGGGAGGATGCTTCTGGTCTGGGGTGAACGtctgtcctcctcttcttcctcctcttcttcctcctcactaCTAAGTGGCTTCAGTTCGGTAT from Lacerta agilis isolate rLacAgi1 chromosome 1, rLacAgi1.pri, whole genome shotgun sequence includes these protein-coding regions:
- the PLEKHG3 gene encoding pleckstrin homology domain-containing family G member 3 isoform X6, with amino-acid sequence MSSSDHPLNHPPAALTNASHIMEDWSDVAQTPSDATSLRAGLLHNANNNASSGPWRGLRSPSLSSAVSHSKLSYLERVVLEIVESERMYVRDLRSIIENYLAKIIDTQELLLRPEQVSALFGNIEDIYELNSELLQDLDSCHNDPVAVARCFVDRSQDFDIYTQYCNNYPNSVAALTECMRNKQLAKFFRERQEQIRHSLPLGSYLLKPVQRILKYHLLLQEIAKHFDIEEDGYEVVEEAIDTMTCVAWYINDMKRKHEHAVRLQEIQSLLINWKGPDLTTYGELVLEGTFRVHRVRNERTFFLFDKILLITKKRGDHYIYKSHIPCSSLMLIESTRDSLCFTVTHYKHSKQQYNIQAKSGEEKRVWTHHIKRLILENHHAIIPQKAKEAILEMDSYYPSRYKYSPERLKKSWSYQPTEDISQYGRQGRRQSEPFRGKNTAERLLDGLERKGRRKSEPTKQILKQLSNRGLKHAGSDGALLEFGEPSHPTNSLQQQQQQDRQALPQESLEELAESDGSEKDMGPEEEDEEEEEEEEERLVGTEQVADFASSLMAVLHCWHYRANALLFSWGSTAKSHKAQEGPKQYQSPSSSGEKNRVGDNVSSVPKARSAIELSMVLEASPLKEEYLEEGPSDPESVGNPEPVLAGQWGTLNQQRSDGLESTENTELKPLSSEEEEEEEEEEDRRSPQTRSILPFSVLDQASVIAERFASSLSRRSSLALEEGKGHLTPKQASRSGSVLSLDGSEKAGCRTNSTTDSLPQEPLGEPSSACSGATSPGLLETDHASCKRKESMLSHQDRLLLDKIKSYYDYAEHQDAGFSVRRRESLSYIPKGVVRNSVFRINSLPQPEPEQEGLKHKRLGRPASGGAGTTAAWVLSNRPVAGLQAPRSEAASAGSPLPITEAEFRPPAEMVKIWEEMEKPSGEGWSRRPEGVTRPGTANGQVAGGSSLRHVERLRGQENGFDLHEPLLILEDEDLGAITEESAVPSPESKSPVERAVPSRKPWKLDHELGGSEQDRYLPRLHPRIMQLAHLTEAELAEKVKNKVYQLARQYSLRIKGQKPAAHRRLAELEEEMKGNTLTVQQEADKKSKGKRKPALTLPNTYEQVLLQEASTLTLPPSSSSSLEKSPKRFSFSPSSSSPRLASPTSSTLSCSPLSPVVAEKFNWPDVRELRSKYSCPSGNQKCRPQPVNRSRSAPEKMVDTAGRALEEHQCSKRIVKAADKPQQGGMPGCKREAPPDSIPQGHTCDAHKELSVTAETSLEENSQRVVVMEKLLDVTVDPDESYVQIRSPTSREKISLKAVVERCKAYQDSEEYRRREEDLQEAAPHKALQQVCREKTDSSQQSLVKNLREKFQTLNSNS
- the PLEKHG3 gene encoding pleckstrin homology domain-containing family G member 3 isoform X3, encoding MLIWEEKSTLEWLPSQIVKLFDFPRSLLTPSPGRDDVVPISAASGMSSSDHPLNHPPAALTNASHIMEDWSDVAQTPSDATSLRAGLLHNANNNASSGPWRGLRSPSLSSAVSHSKLSYLERVVLEIVESERMYVRDLRSIIENYLAKIIDTQELLLRPEQVSALFGNIEDIYELNSELLQDLDSCHNDPVAVARCFVDRSQDFDIYTQYCNNYPNSVAALTECMRNKQLAKFFRERQEQIRHSLPLGSYLLKPVQRILKYHLLLQEIAKHFDIEEDGYEVVEEAIDTMTCVAWYINDMKRKHEHAVRLQEIQSLLINWKGPDLTTYGELVLEGTFRVHRVRNERTFFLFDKILLITKKRGDHYIYKSHIPCSSLMLIESTRDSLCFTVTHYKHSKQQYNIQAKSGEEKRVWTHHIKRLILENHHAIIPQKAKEAILEMDSYYPSRYKYSPERLKKSWSYQPTEDISQYGRQGRRQSEPFRGKNTAERLLDGLERKGRRKSEPTKQILKQLSNRGLKHAGSDGALLEFGEPSHPTNSLQQQQQQDRQALPQESLEELAESDGSEKDMGPEEEDEEEEEEEEERLAKSHKAQEGPKQYQSPSSSGEKNRVGDNVSSVPKARSAIELSMVLEASPLKEEYLEEGPSDPESVGNPEPVLAGQWGTLNQQRSDGLESTENTELKPLSSEEEEEEEEEEDRRSPQTRSILPFSVLDQASVIAERFASSLSRRSSLALEEGKGHLTPKQASRSGSVLSLDGSEKAGCRTNSTTDSLPQEPLGEPSSACSGATSPGLLETDHASCKRKESMLSHQDRLLLDKIKSYYDYAEHQDAGFSVRRRESLSYIPKGVVRNSVFRINSLPQPEPEQEGLKHKRLGRPASGGAGTTAAWVLSNRPVAGLQAPRSEAASAGSPLPITEAEFRPPAEMVKIWEEMEKPSGEGWSRRPEGVTRPGTANGQVAGGSSLRHVERLRGQENGFDLHEPLLILEDEDLGAITEESAVPSPESKSPVERAVPSRKPWKLDHELGGSEQDRYLPRLHPRIMQLAHLTEAELAEKVKNKVYQLARQYSLRIKGQKPAAHRRLAELEEEMKGNTLTVQQEADKKSKGKRKPALTLPNTYEQVLLQEASTLTLPPSSSSSLEKSPKRFSFSPSSSSPRLASPTSSTLSCSPLSPVVAEKFNWPDVRELRSKYSCPSGNQKCRPQPVNRSRSAPEKMVDTAGRALEEHQCSKRIVKAADKPQQGGMPGCKREAPPDSIPQGHTCDAHKELSVTAETSLEENSQRVVVMEKLLDVTVDPDESYVQIRSPTSREKISLKAVVERCKAYQDSEEYRRREEDLQEAAPHKALQQVCREKTDSSQQSLVKNLREKFQTLNSNS
- the PLEKHG3 gene encoding pleckstrin homology domain-containing family G member 3 isoform X5, encoding MLIWEEKSTLEWLPSQIVKLFDFPRSLLTPSPGRDDVVPISAASGMSSSDHPLNHPPAALTNASHIMEDWSDVAQTPSDATSLRAGLLHNANNNASSGPWRGLRSPSLSSAVSHSKLSYLERVVLEIVESERMYVRDLRSIIENYLAKIIDTQELLLRPEQVSALFGNIEDIYELNSELLQDLDSCHNDPVAVARCFVDRSQDFDIYTQYCNNYPNSVAALTECMRNKQLAKFFRERQEQIRHSLPLGSYLLKPVQRILKYHLLLQEIAKHFDIEEDGYEVVEEAIDTMTCVAWYINDMKRKHEHAVRLQEIQSLLINWKGPDLTTYGELVLEGTFRVHRVRNERTFFLFDKILLITKKRGDHYIYKSHIPCSSLMLIESTRDSLCFTVTHYKHSKQQYNIQAKSGEEKRVWTHHIKRLILENHHAIIPQKAKEAILEMDSYYPSRYKYSPERLKKSWSYQPTEDISQYGRQGRRQSEPTKQILKQLSNRGLKAKSHKAQEGPKQYQSPSSSGEKNRVGDNVSSVPKARSAIELSMVLEASPLKEEYLEEGPSDPESVGNPEPVLAGQWGTLNQQRSDGLESTENTELKPLSSEEEEEEEEEEDRRSPQTRSILPFSVLDQASVIAERFASSLSRRSSLALEEGKGHLTPKQASRSGSVLSLDGSEKAGCRTNSTTDSLPQEPLGEPSSACSGATSPGLLETDHASCKRKESMLSHQDRLLLDKIKSYYDYAEHQDAGFSVRRRESLSYIPKGVVRNSVFRINSLPQPEPEQEGLKHKRLGRPASGGAGTTAAWVLSNRPVAGLQAPRSEAASAGSPLPITEAEFRPPAEMVKIWEEMEKPSGEGWSRRPEGVTRPGTANGQVAGGSSLRHVERLRGQENGFDLHEPLLILEDEDLGAITEESAVPSPESKSPVERAVPSRKPWKLDHELGGSEQDRYLPRLHPRIMQLAHLTEAELAEKVKNKVYQLARQYSLRIKGQKPAAHRRLAELEEEMKGNTLTVQQEADKKSKGKRKPALTLPNTYEQVLLQEASTLTLPPSSSSSLEKSPKRFSFSPSSSSPRLASPTSSTLSCSPLSPVVAEKFNWPDVRELRSKYSCPSGNQKCRPQPVNRSRSAPEKMVDTAGRALEEHQCSKRIVKAADKPQQGGMPGCKREAPPDSIPQGHTCDAHKELSVTAETSLEENSQRVVVMEKLLDVTVDPDESYVQIRSPTSREKISLKAVVERCKAYQDSEEYRRREEDLQEAAPHKALQQVCREKTDSSQQSLVKNLREKFQTLNSNS
- the PLEKHG3 gene encoding pleckstrin homology domain-containing family G member 3 isoform X2; protein product: MLIWEEKSTLEWLPSQIVKLFDFPRSLLTPSPGRDDVVPISAASGMSSSDHPLNHPPAALTNASHIMEDWSDVAQTPSDATSLRAGLLHNANNNASSGPWRGLRSPSLSSAVSHSKLSYLERVVLEIVESERMYVRDLRSIIENYLAKIIDTQELLLRPEQVSALFGNIEDIYELNSELLQDLDSCHNDPVAVARCFVDRSQDFDIYTQYCNNYPNSVAALTECMRNKQLAKFFRERQEQIRHSLPLGSYLLKPVQRILKYHLLLQEIAKHFDIEEDGYEVVEEAIDTMTCVAWYINDMKRKHEHAVRLQEIQSLLINWKGPDLTTYGELVLEGTFRVHRVRNERTFFLFDKILLITKKRGDHYIYKSHIPCSSLMLIESTRDSLCFTVTHYKHSKQQYNIQAKSGEEKRVWTHHIKRLILENHHAIIPQKAKEAILEMDSYYPSRYKYSPERLKKSWSYQPTEDISQYGRQGRRQSEPTKQILKQLSNRGLKHAGSDGALLEFGEPSHPTNSLQQQQQQDRQALPQESLEELAESDGSEKDMGPEEEDEEEEEEEEERLVGTEQVADFASSLMAVLHCWHYRANALLFSWGSTAKSHKAQEGPKQYQSPSSSGEKNRVGDNVSSVPKARSAIELSMVLEASPLKEEYLEEGPSDPESVGNPEPVLAGQWGTLNQQRSDGLESTENTELKPLSSEEEEEEEEEEDRRSPQTRSILPFSVLDQASVIAERFASSLSRRSSLALEEGKGHLTPKQASRSGSVLSLDGSEKAGCRTNSTTDSLPQEPLGEPSSACSGATSPGLLETDHASCKRKESMLSHQDRLLLDKIKSYYDYAEHQDAGFSVRRRESLSYIPKGVVRNSVFRINSLPQPEPEQEGLKHKRLGRPASGGAGTTAAWVLSNRPVAGLQAPRSEAASAGSPLPITEAEFRPPAEMVKIWEEMEKPSGEGWSRRPEGVTRPGTANGQVAGGSSLRHVERLRGQENGFDLHEPLLILEDEDLGAITEESAVPSPESKSPVERAVPSRKPWKLDHELGGSEQDRYLPRLHPRIMQLAHLTEAELAEKVKNKVYQLARQYSLRIKGQKPAAHRRLAELEEEMKGNTLTVQQEADKKSKGKRKPALTLPNTYEQVLLQEASTLTLPPSSSSSLEKSPKRFSFSPSSSSPRLASPTSSTLSCSPLSPVVAEKFNWPDVRELRSKYSCPSGNQKCRPQPVNRSRSAPEKMVDTAGRALEEHQCSKRIVKAADKPQQGGMPGCKREAPPDSIPQGHTCDAHKELSVTAETSLEENSQRVVVMEKLLDVTVDPDESYVQIRSPTSREKISLKAVVERCKAYQDSEEYRRREEDLQEAAPHKALQQVCREKTDSSQQSLVKNLREKFQTLNSNS
- the PLEKHG3 gene encoding pleckstrin homology domain-containing family G member 3 isoform X4 — protein: MLIWEEKSTLEWLPSQIVKLFDFPRSLLTPSPGRDDVVPISAASGMSSSDHPLNHPPAALTNASHIMEDWSDVAQTPSDATSLRAGLLHNANNNASSGPWRGLRSPSLSSAVSHSKLSYLERVVLEIVESERMYVRDLRSIIENYLAKIIDTQELLLRPEQVSALFGNIEDIYELNSELLQDLDSCHNDPVAVARCFVDRSQDFDIYTQYCNNYPNSVAALTECMRNKQLAKFFRERQEQIRHSLPLGSYLLKPVQRILKYHLLLQEIAKHFDIEEDGYEVVEEAIDTMTCVAWYINDMKRKHEHAVRLQEIQSLLINWKGPDLTTYGELVLEGTFRVHRVRNERTFFLFDKILLITKKRGDHYIYKSHIPCSSLMLIESTRDSLCFTVTHYKHSKQQYNIQAKSGEEKRVWTHHIKRLILENHHAIIPQKAKEAILEMDSYYPSRYKYSPERLKKSWSYQPTEDISQYGRQGRRQSEPFRGKNTAERLLDGLERKGRRKSEPTKQILKQLSNRGLKAKSHKAQEGPKQYQSPSSSGEKNRVGDNVSSVPKARSAIELSMVLEASPLKEEYLEEGPSDPESVGNPEPVLAGQWGTLNQQRSDGLESTENTELKPLSSEEEEEEEEEEDRRSPQTRSILPFSVLDQASVIAERFASSLSRRSSLALEEGKGHLTPKQASRSGSVLSLDGSEKAGCRTNSTTDSLPQEPLGEPSSACSGATSPGLLETDHASCKRKESMLSHQDRLLLDKIKSYYDYAEHQDAGFSVRRRESLSYIPKGVVRNSVFRINSLPQPEPEQEGLKHKRLGRPASGGAGTTAAWVLSNRPVAGLQAPRSEAASAGSPLPITEAEFRPPAEMVKIWEEMEKPSGEGWSRRPEGVTRPGTANGQVAGGSSLRHVERLRGQENGFDLHEPLLILEDEDLGAITEESAVPSPESKSPVERAVPSRKPWKLDHELGGSEQDRYLPRLHPRIMQLAHLTEAELAEKVKNKVYQLARQYSLRIKGQKPAAHRRLAELEEEMKGNTLTVQQEADKKSKGKRKPALTLPNTYEQVLLQEASTLTLPPSSSSSLEKSPKRFSFSPSSSSPRLASPTSSTLSCSPLSPVVAEKFNWPDVRELRSKYSCPSGNQKCRPQPVNRSRSAPEKMVDTAGRALEEHQCSKRIVKAADKPQQGGMPGCKREAPPDSIPQGHTCDAHKELSVTAETSLEENSQRVVVMEKLLDVTVDPDESYVQIRSPTSREKISLKAVVERCKAYQDSEEYRRREEDLQEAAPHKALQQVCREKTDSSQQSLVKNLREKFQTLNSNS
- the PLEKHG3 gene encoding pleckstrin homology domain-containing family G member 3 isoform X7, which translates into the protein MSAPLSVQLLPCVFGSLATVEGLPLCSELLQDLDSCHNDPVAVARCFVDRSQDFDIYTQYCNNYPNSVAALTECMRNKQLAKFFRERQEQIRHSLPLGSYLLKPVQRILKYHLLLQEIAKHFDIEEDGYEVVEEAIDTMTCVAWYINDMKRKHEHAVRLQEIQSLLINWKGPDLTTYGELVLEGTFRVHRVRNERTFFLFDKILLITKKRGDHYIYKSHIPCSSLMLIESTRDSLCFTVTHYKHSKQQYNIQAKSGEEKRVWTHHIKRLILENHHAIIPQKAKEAILEMDSYYPSRYKYSPERLKKSWSYQPTEDISQYGRQGRRQSEPFRGKNTAERLLDGLERKGRRKSEPTKQILKQLSNRGLKHAGSDGALLEFGEPSHPTNSLQQQQQQDRQALPQESLEELAESDGSEKDMGPEEEDEEEEEEEEERLVGTEQVADFASSLMAVLHCWHYRANALLFSWGSTAKSHKAQEGPKQYQSPSSSGEKNRVGDNVSSVPKARSAIELSMVLEASPLKEEYLEEGPSDPESVGNPEPVLAGQWGTLNQQRSDGLESTENTELKPLSSEEEEEEEEEEDRRSPQTRSILPFSVLDQASVIAERFASSLSRRSSLALEEGKGHLTPKQASRSGSVLSLDGSEKAGCRTNSTTDSLPQEPLGEPSSACSGATSPGLLETDHASCKRKESMLSHQDRLLLDKIKSYYDYAEHQDAGFSVRRRESLSYIPKGVVRNSVFRINSLPQPEPEQEGLKHKRLGRPASGGAGTTAAWVLSNRPVAGLQAPRSEAASAGSPLPITEAEFRPPAEMVKIWEEMEKPSGEGWSRRPEGVTRPGTANGQVAGGSSLRHVERLRGQENGFDLHEPLLILEDEDLGAITEESAVPSPESKSPVERAVPSRKPWKLDHELGGSEQDRYLPRLHPRIMQLAHLTEAELAEKVKNKVYQLARQYSLRIKGQKPAAHRRLAELEEEMKGNTLTVQQEADKKSKGKRKPALTLPNTYEQVLLQEASTLTLPPSSSSSLEKSPKRFSFSPSSSSPRLASPTSSTLSCSPLSPVVAEKFNWPDVRELRSKYSCPSGNQKCRPQPVNRSRSAPEKMVDTAGRALEEHQCSKRIVKAADKPQQGGMPGCKREAPPDSIPQGHTCDAHKELSVTAETSLEENSQRVVVMEKLLDVTVDPDESYVQIRSPTSREKISLKAVVERCKAYQDSEEYRRREEDLQEAAPHKALQQVCREKTDSSQQSLVKNLREKFQTLNSNS